A genomic window from Arthrobacter sp. FW305-BF8 includes:
- a CDS encoding molybdopterin-dependent oxidoreductase, protein MKKLMRWFTGPAALAALAGVAAAAVVLSVAELAGAFFTARATPLFALGSTFIDFTPPWLKDFAIATFGTNDKAALFVGMGLTIFVLACVLGVVAYRRWALGAAGVLFMGAVIVASVVTRAGVRPLDAVPSLVGTVAGLIVLRLLVSRLWRLHAFPVSPADVAAKEPERPATSRRAFFAATGFTAAAAGIAAAGGRLLSAARSNVAQARESLRLPAPVRPAAAVPAGVQSATPGVTPWLTPARDFYRIDTALSVPEIKAEEWELRVHGLVEEEVRLTFQDLLDADLIESHVTLTCVSNPVGGNLAGNARWLGLPIREVLKRARPTAGADMVLSTSIDGFSASTPLEVLQDGRDAMLAVGMNGEPLPLEHGYPVRMVVPGLYGFVSATKWVVDLEVTRFADSKAYWTQRGWSDRGPIKTMARVEVPKSFAVVKAGKVPIGGTAWAQTRGITKVEVQIDGGDWTAAVLSEEASVDTWRQWSFAWDATPGSHYIKVRATDGTGEVQTEKRADPVPDGASGWQSVMVTVE, encoded by the coding sequence ATGAAGAAGCTCATGAGGTGGTTCACGGGACCGGCCGCGCTGGCGGCGCTGGCAGGGGTGGCTGCCGCCGCCGTCGTACTTTCCGTTGCGGAACTGGCGGGGGCGTTCTTCACCGCCCGCGCCACTCCCCTGTTTGCCCTGGGTTCGACGTTCATCGATTTCACGCCGCCCTGGCTGAAGGACTTCGCGATTGCGACGTTCGGCACCAATGACAAGGCCGCGCTTTTCGTGGGGATGGGCCTGACAATTTTCGTGCTGGCGTGCGTGCTGGGCGTGGTGGCGTACCGGAGATGGGCGCTGGGAGCGGCCGGCGTGCTGTTCATGGGCGCGGTGATCGTGGCCAGCGTGGTGACCCGCGCGGGCGTCAGGCCGCTGGACGCCGTGCCCTCGCTCGTCGGAACCGTCGCCGGGCTGATCGTGCTGCGGCTGCTGGTGTCGCGGCTGTGGCGCCTGCACGCTTTTCCCGTTTCTCCGGCCGACGTTGCGGCCAAGGAGCCGGAGCGCCCGGCCACCTCCCGGCGGGCCTTCTTCGCGGCGACCGGCTTCACGGCGGCCGCCGCGGGCATCGCCGCCGCCGGGGGCCGGCTGCTCAGCGCCGCGCGCAGCAATGTGGCGCAGGCACGGGAGTCCCTCCGGCTGCCGGCGCCTGTCCGGCCCGCAGCCGCGGTGCCCGCCGGCGTGCAGTCGGCCACGCCCGGCGTGACACCGTGGCTCACGCCGGCCAGGGACTTCTACCGGATCGACACCGCCCTGAGCGTCCCGGAGATCAAGGCGGAGGAGTGGGAACTGCGCGTGCACGGGCTCGTGGAGGAGGAGGTCCGGCTCACCTTCCAGGACCTGCTCGACGCCGACCTGATCGAGTCCCATGTGACCCTCACCTGCGTCTCGAATCCGGTGGGCGGCAACCTCGCCGGCAATGCCAGGTGGCTGGGACTCCCCATCCGCGAGGTGCTCAAACGGGCCAGGCCCACTGCCGGCGCCGACATGGTGCTCTCCACCTCGATTGACGGGTTCAGCGCCTCCACGCCGCTGGAGGTCCTGCAGGACGGCCGCGACGCCATGCTTGCCGTCGGCATGAACGGCGAGCCGCTGCCGCTGGAGCACGGCTATCCCGTGCGCATGGTGGTGCCCGGACTGTACGGGTTCGTGTCCGCCACGAAGTGGGTGGTGGACCTCGAGGTGACGCGCTTCGCCGACAGCAAGGCCTACTGGACCCAGCGCGGCTGGTCGGACCGCGGCCCCATCAAGACGATGGCCCGGGTGGAGGTGCCCAAGTCATTCGCCGTGGTGAAGGCCGGGAAGGTGCCCATCGGGGGCACCGCCTGGGCGCAGACCAGGGGCATCACCAAGGTCGAGGTGCAGATCGACGGCGGTGACTGGACGGCGGCAGTGCTTTCGGAGGAGGCCTCCGTGGATACGTGGCGGCAGTGGTCCTTCGCCTGGGATGCGACGCCCGGTTCCCACTACATCAAGGTGCGGGCAACGGACGGGACCGGCGAGGTGCAGACGGAGAAGCGCGCCGATCCGGTGCCGGACGGCGCCTCGGGCTGGCAGTCGGTCATGGTCACCGTTGAGTAG
- a CDS encoding sterol carrier family protein has protein sequence MAVARRRIDPADGKAALNEWAAGAVPPSDAVPTPTAAPAVPRSVIATAVRYSLEEVTARAPGNSVEVRVPPFGVTQCVEGPRHTRGTPPNVIECDAATWLAMVTGRLSWADAVSAGRVAASGLRADLSALLPL, from the coding sequence GTGGCCGTTGCGCGCCGCAGAATCGACCCGGCCGACGGCAAAGCGGCCCTGAACGAATGGGCGGCAGGCGCCGTCCCGCCGTCGGACGCTGTCCCAACGCCTACGGCTGCTCCGGCGGTGCCCCGTTCGGTGATCGCGACGGCGGTCCGGTACTCGCTCGAGGAGGTCACCGCCCGCGCGCCCGGGAATTCCGTGGAGGTGCGGGTGCCGCCGTTCGGCGTCACCCAGTGCGTTGAAGGCCCGCGGCACACGCGCGGTACTCCCCCGAACGTCATCGAGTGCGACGCCGCCACCTGGCTGGCGATGGTGACCGGACGGCTGAGCTGGGCCGACGCCGTCAGCGCCGGACGCGTGGCCGCCTCCGGCCTGCGCGCGGACCTGTCAGCCCTGCTCCCCCTCTGA
- the purD gene encoding phosphoribosylamine--glycine ligase: MHKVPLETVKVLVIGPGGREHAIVRSLLADPNVSEVHAAPGNAGISKLVPTHAIDGNDPDAVAALATRLDVDLVVVGPEAPLAAGVSDAVRDAGIPVFGPSKDAAQLEASKAFAKQVMAEAGVPTAMALVAANADEAAAALDTFGAPYVVKDDGLAAGKGVVVTNNRDDALAHAQSCFDAGGTVVIEEFLDGPEVSVFVLCDGRNTVALSPAQDFKRIYDNDEGPNTGGMGAYTPLDWAPGGLVQEVIDRIAQPTVDEMARRGTPFVGVLFVGLALTKRGTRVIEFNVRFGDPETQAVLARLKTPLGSLLLSAAKGELDQAEELRWSKDTAVAVVVASENYPDTPRTGDRIRGLKKVDELEGVHVIHAGTKLDGEGKVVSAGGRVLAVVALGSDLVEARERAYDGVELVQLEGAQFRTDIAGKAARGEIKVSAAVAAPSAAQAGSASEEKA; the protein is encoded by the coding sequence ATGCACAAAGTACCCTTGGAGACTGTGAAGGTACTCGTCATTGGCCCCGGCGGCCGCGAACACGCCATTGTCCGCTCCCTCCTTGCAGACCCCAACGTTTCCGAAGTCCACGCGGCTCCGGGCAACGCGGGCATCAGCAAGCTCGTCCCCACGCACGCAATCGACGGGAACGATCCGGACGCGGTGGCGGCGCTCGCCACCCGGCTCGACGTCGACCTCGTGGTGGTTGGCCCCGAAGCTCCCCTTGCGGCCGGTGTGTCCGACGCCGTGCGCGACGCCGGCATCCCGGTGTTCGGGCCCAGCAAGGACGCCGCCCAGCTCGAGGCTTCCAAGGCTTTCGCGAAGCAGGTCATGGCCGAAGCCGGCGTTCCGACCGCGATGGCCCTGGTGGCCGCGAATGCGGATGAGGCAGCCGCGGCGCTGGACACCTTCGGCGCACCCTACGTCGTCAAGGACGACGGTCTCGCCGCAGGCAAGGGCGTGGTGGTCACCAACAACCGGGACGACGCCCTGGCCCACGCCCAGAGCTGCTTCGACGCCGGCGGAACAGTGGTCATCGAGGAGTTCCTGGACGGCCCCGAAGTCTCCGTGTTCGTACTGTGCGACGGCCGCAACACGGTGGCACTGTCCCCGGCGCAGGACTTCAAGCGCATCTACGACAACGACGAAGGCCCCAACACCGGCGGCATGGGGGCGTACACCCCGCTTGACTGGGCTCCTGGCGGCCTTGTGCAGGAGGTTATCGACCGCATCGCCCAGCCCACAGTGGACGAGATGGCCCGCCGCGGCACCCCGTTCGTCGGCGTGCTGTTCGTCGGCCTCGCGCTGACCAAGCGCGGCACGCGCGTCATCGAATTCAACGTCCGCTTCGGCGACCCCGAAACCCAGGCCGTGCTCGCACGGCTCAAGACGCCCCTGGGTTCCCTGCTCCTGTCAGCCGCCAAGGGCGAACTGGACCAGGCAGAAGAGCTGCGCTGGTCCAAGGACACGGCAGTCGCCGTCGTCGTTGCCTCTGAAAACTACCCCGACACCCCGCGCACGGGAGACCGCATCCGTGGTCTCAAGAAGGTTGACGAGCTGGAGGGTGTCCACGTGATCCACGCCGGAACCAAGCTCGACGGCGAGGGCAAGGTGGTCTCCGCCGGCGGCCGCGTGCTGGCCGTGGTGGCGCTGGGATCCGACCTCGTGGAGGCCCGGGAAAGGGCGTACGACGGTGTGGAGCTGGTTCAGCTGGAAGGCGCCCAGTTCCGCACGGACATCGCAGGCAAGGCCGCACGCGGCGAAATCAAGGTGTCGGCCGCCGTCGCGGCCCCGTCGGCTGCGCAGGCCGGCTCCGCTTCGGAAGAAAAGGCGTAA
- a CDS encoding helix-turn-helix domain-containing protein, protein MGNGFGEKLRAERLERGLTQAELGRDLYSPSYISLLETGRREPTADVIEELARRLELAPKALEAWSQPISVSDAEYVLAGLYARQAWDLRDYALAAEHAANAARIALDGKNTSAWWNMTYMQAECLMKQGQLKECQKIMEHLSEHPMATESAGLGVRARQMLAALCHGQGQLGAAVEHAEKAVELCAQLPKGSTLIIGALRALIGALAESGRLDEAWKYCEDMNEQMDEHSMSQLAGEVAWVIGNVAFMRHDYPEGIKHHERAAKLLSPANDIELWARFNKASAAVRLSSGIVEPETLSAIERAELALSIVGGNKTDQLEVAFIRARWLYLTGDIVAAVQKLRDIHAERKDLAKHTAGEVSLLLGKSLKAAGEGDEALVHLEEAQKEFSAAGAQDRVQQALDAVLEIRLAQRRAAAAEAS, encoded by the coding sequence GTGGGTAACGGATTCGGGGAGAAGCTCCGCGCTGAGCGGCTGGAGCGCGGACTGACTCAGGCCGAACTGGGCAGGGACCTGTACTCCCCCAGCTACATTTCCCTGCTGGAGACCGGCCGCCGGGAACCCACAGCCGACGTCATCGAAGAGCTCGCCCGGAGGCTGGAACTCGCGCCCAAGGCGCTCGAAGCGTGGAGCCAGCCCATCTCGGTCAGCGACGCCGAATACGTGCTGGCCGGCCTCTATGCCCGGCAGGCCTGGGACCTGCGCGACTATGCCCTCGCGGCCGAACACGCCGCCAACGCCGCCCGGATCGCCCTCGACGGCAAGAACACCAGCGCCTGGTGGAACATGACCTACATGCAGGCCGAATGCCTCATGAAGCAGGGTCAGCTCAAGGAATGCCAGAAGATCATGGAGCATCTGTCCGAGCATCCCATGGCCACGGAATCGGCAGGCCTGGGTGTCCGGGCGCGCCAGATGCTCGCCGCCCTGTGTCACGGGCAGGGCCAGCTGGGCGCCGCCGTCGAACACGCCGAGAAGGCCGTGGAGCTGTGCGCCCAGCTGCCCAAGGGTTCAACGCTCATCATCGGGGCGCTCCGCGCGCTGATCGGAGCACTTGCCGAGAGCGGCCGGCTCGACGAGGCGTGGAAGTACTGCGAGGACATGAATGAGCAGATGGACGAGCATTCGATGTCCCAGCTCGCGGGCGAGGTGGCATGGGTGATCGGCAATGTCGCGTTCATGCGGCATGACTACCCGGAGGGCATCAAGCACCACGAGCGGGCGGCGAAGCTGCTCTCCCCCGCCAACGACATCGAGCTGTGGGCCCGCTTCAACAAGGCGTCGGCCGCCGTCCGCCTCTCCTCCGGGATCGTTGAGCCGGAGACCCTGTCCGCCATCGAACGCGCCGAACTCGCGCTGTCCATCGTCGGCGGAAACAAGACGGACCAGCTGGAAGTCGCGTTCATCCGCGCCCGCTGGCTCTACCTCACCGGGGACATCGTGGCCGCGGTCCAGAAGCTTCGCGACATCCACGCCGAACGCAAGGACCTGGCCAAGCACACGGCCGGCGAGGTTTCGCTGCTTCTCGGAAAATCGCTGAAGGCTGCGGGCGAAGGGGATGAGGCGCTGGTGCATCTGGAGGAGGCGCAGAAGGAATTCAGTGCCGCGGGCGCGCAGGACCGGGTCCAGCAGGCCCTCGATGCCGTGCTGGAGATCCGGCTCGCCCAGCGCCGTGCGGCAGCGGCCGAAGCCAGCTAG
- a CDS encoding phosphoribosylaminoimidazolesuccinocarboxamide synthase codes for MAEQENTRGLDTAHAELPGWKHVYSGKVRDLYVPASDSINEQFGQECVLVVASDRLSAYDHVLSSEIPDKGRILTQLSLWWFDQLDVEHHVLASTVEDGVPAAVEGRAMICKKLEMFPVECIARGYLTGSGLLEYRQSGTVCEIPLPEGLVDGSRLEHAIFTPSAKAEVGEHDENISYDAVVSIVGDDIAARLSELTLSIYTKAEGIARERGIILADTKVEFGYDVVNGAITLGDEVLTPDSSRFWDAATYEPGKAQPSYDKQFVRDWLASAESGWDKASDTPPPALPADIVDRTRARYVEAYEKLTGRTFS; via the coding sequence GTGGCTGAACAGGAAAACACCCGCGGTCTGGACACGGCCCACGCGGAGCTGCCCGGCTGGAAGCACGTCTACTCGGGCAAGGTCCGCGACCTGTACGTCCCGGCCAGCGACTCCATCAACGAGCAGTTCGGGCAGGAATGCGTGCTGGTGGTAGCGAGTGACCGCCTCAGCGCCTACGACCACGTGCTCAGCAGCGAAATCCCGGACAAGGGACGGATCCTGACCCAGCTGAGCCTTTGGTGGTTCGACCAGCTGGATGTGGAACACCACGTCCTGGCGTCCACGGTTGAGGACGGCGTGCCGGCAGCGGTCGAGGGCCGCGCCATGATCTGCAAGAAGCTGGAGATGTTCCCGGTGGAATGCATCGCCCGCGGCTACCTCACGGGCTCGGGCCTCCTGGAATACCGGCAGTCCGGCACCGTCTGCGAGATCCCGCTGCCGGAAGGCCTGGTGGACGGCTCCCGCCTGGAGCACGCGATCTTCACCCCGTCGGCCAAGGCCGAGGTGGGGGAGCATGACGAAAACATCTCCTACGACGCCGTCGTGTCCATCGTGGGCGACGACATTGCCGCGCGCCTGAGCGAACTGACGCTGAGCATCTACACCAAGGCCGAGGGGATTGCCCGCGAACGCGGCATCATCCTGGCCGACACCAAGGTGGAGTTCGGCTACGACGTCGTGAACGGCGCCATCACCCTCGGCGACGAGGTCCTGACGCCGGACTCGTCCCGGTTCTGGGACGCCGCCACCTACGAGCCCGGCAAGGCGCAGCCCTCCTACGACAAGCAGTTTGTCCGGGACTGGCTGGCGTCCGCCGAATCCGGCTGGGACAAGGCCTCCGACACGCCGCCGCCGGCCCTGCCCGCGGACATCGTGGACCGTACCCGGGCCCGCTACGTCGAGGCCTACGAGAAGCTGACCGGCCGCACGTTCAGCTAG
- a CDS encoding asparaginase: MALTSHATFTVDSAVELAVVERSGFVESRHIGAAVVLAADGHVVTQLGDISTPILARSTLKPLQALAAMQSGVPLRGAQVALACASHTGSLDHMDVVEGMLKAAGVKEDQLQCPAAWPQDETARTWLTQSERGKSRLAFNCSGKHAAFLWACTENGWDTHSYLEPNHPLQQRIRTVIEEYSGEQIAHLGIDGCGAPVAAISLTGLARAYSLLAKAPSDKSANARAATIATSMLDYPWAVQGRGEANTIVMEELDVIAKIGAEGVLVMATSQGVAVALKMLDGNLRATSLVGLTLLAACGAVDIPGVSSVLEKVVEPVLGGGRPVGKIRLGHAVSALLD; this comes from the coding sequence ATGGCCCTAACTTCGCACGCAACGTTCACTGTGGATTCCGCCGTCGAACTCGCCGTGGTTGAACGAAGCGGATTCGTGGAGTCCCGCCATATCGGGGCGGCCGTGGTGCTCGCCGCGGACGGCCACGTTGTCACCCAGCTGGGCGACATCTCCACCCCCATCCTGGCCAGGTCCACGCTCAAGCCCCTGCAGGCGCTGGCGGCCATGCAGTCCGGGGTTCCGCTCCGCGGCGCCCAAGTGGCCCTCGCCTGCGCCAGCCACACAGGATCGCTCGACCACATGGACGTCGTCGAAGGCATGCTCAAGGCCGCGGGTGTCAAGGAGGACCAGTTGCAGTGCCCTGCCGCCTGGCCGCAGGACGAGACGGCACGCACCTGGCTGACCCAGTCTGAGCGGGGCAAGTCCCGGCTGGCCTTCAACTGCTCGGGGAAGCACGCGGCCTTCCTGTGGGCCTGCACCGAAAACGGCTGGGACACGCACAGCTACCTGGAACCCAACCATCCGCTGCAGCAGCGCATCCGCACGGTGATCGAGGAGTATTCCGGCGAACAGATCGCGCACCTGGGCATCGACGGCTGCGGCGCGCCGGTGGCGGCCATCTCGCTGACCGGCCTGGCCCGCGCCTACTCCCTGCTTGCCAAGGCCCCATCCGACAAATCCGCCAACGCCCGCGCGGCCACCATTGCCACCTCCATGCTGGATTACCCGTGGGCGGTCCAGGGCAGGGGCGAGGCCAACACGATCGTGATGGAGGAGCTGGACGTCATCGCCAAGATCGGGGCCGAGGGCGTCCTGGTCATGGCCACGTCCCAAGGGGTCGCCGTGGCCCTCAAGATGCTCGACGGCAACCTGCGGGCCACCTCGCTGGTGGGGCTGACGCTGCTGGCCGCCTGCGGAGCCGTCGACATCCCTGGCGTGTCCAGCGTGCTCGAGAAGGTGGTGGAGCCGGTCCTCGGCGGGGGCCGTCCCGTGGGCAAGATCCGCCTCGGCCACGCCGTCTCGGCCCTGCTGGACTAA